One Halichoerus grypus chromosome 1, mHalGry1.hap1.1, whole genome shotgun sequence genomic region harbors:
- the CAPS gene encoding calcyphosin produces the protein MDAADATVEKLRAQCLSRGVLGIQGLARFFRRLDRDRSRSLDSGELQRGLAELGLVLDTAEAEGVCRRWDRDGSGMLDLEEFLRALRPPMSQAREEVIAAAFAKLDRSGDGVVTVDDLRGVYSGRAHPKVRSGEWTEEEVLRRFLDNFDSSEKDGQVTLAEFQDYYSGVSASVDTDEEFVAMMTSAWQL, from the exons ATGGATGCTGCGGACGCCACCGTGGAGAAGCTCCGGGCACAGTGCCTGTCCCGAGGGGTCTTGGGCATCCAGGGCCTGGCCAG GTTTTTCCGCCGCCTGGACCGGGACAGGAGCCGATCCCTGGACTCGGGGGAACTCCAGCGGGGCCTGGCTGAGCTGGGGCTGGTGCTGGACACTGCCGAAGCGGAGGGCGTGTGCAGGCGCTGGGACCGTGATGGCAGCGGGATGCTGGACCTGGAGGAGTTCCTGAGGGCCCTGCGG CCCCCCATGTCCCAGGCCCGGGAGGAGGTCATTGCAGCTGCGTTTGCCAAGTTGGACCGCAGCGGGGATGGTGTGGTGACCGTGGATGACCTCCGGGGGGTGTACAGTGGCCGCGCCCACCCCAAGGTGCGAAGTGGGGAGTGGACCGAGGAGGAGGTGCTCCGCCGCTTCCTGGACAACTTTGACTCCTCTGAGAAGGACGGGCAG GTCACGCTGGCTGAATTCCAGGACTACTACAGCGGCGTGAGCGCCTCCGTGGACACAGACGAGGAGTTTGTGGCCATGATGACCAGCGCCTGGCAGCTGTGA